A section of the Thunnus albacares chromosome 6, fThuAlb1.1, whole genome shotgun sequence genome encodes:
- the LOC122984146 gene encoding olfactory receptor 52K1-like: MEPLRENFSSHEHFILDGFSELGALRPVLFIPFFIMFVVSLSANSLLLYVIISQRSLHSPMCILIAGMACVDLSPPLFFVPNMLLSFLFDWRGISLIGCLVQIYIVHLLGAFQSTLLLWMALDRYFAICTPLYYNECMALPRFLKFVIPLVVRNVLMVTLVVSLVGPLSFCATNVINHCFCEHMALVELACGSTAVNSLVGLISVFFIAVVDFFFITASYVVIFSSVLGSGKSGIKALHTCVTHIMVMTVSLTIILVAFLSYRIRSGLPAAVRVFFSTMYLLFPSCFNPIIYGIRTTNIRQHILKTLSCCHSVQTEPYS, from the coding sequence atggAGCCGCTGAGGGAGAACTTCTCCTCACACGAACACTTCATCCTTGATGGTTTCAGTGAACTCGGAGCTCTGAGGCCCGTCCTCTTCATCCCGTTCTTCATCATGTTTGTTGTGTCGCTGTCGGCCAACTCCCTGCTGCTGTACGTCATCATTTCTCAGAGAAGCCTCCACTCTCCGATGTGCATCCTCATCGCCGGCATGGCATGCGTGGACCTAAGCCCGCCGCTCTTCTTTGTCCCCAACATGCTGTTGAGCTTCTTGTTTGACTGGAGGGGAatctctctgattggctgcctgGTTCAGATTTACATTGTCCACTTGTTGGGAGCTTTTCAGTCCACGCTGCTGCTGTGGATGGCTCTGGACCGCTACTTTGCCATCTGCACGCCACTCTACTACAATGAATGCATGGCGTTACCAAGATTCCTCAAGTTTGTGATCCCACTTGTGGTCAGAAATGTCCTCATGGTCACGCTGGTTGTGAGTCTGGTAGGACCGCTGTCGTTCTGTGCTACAAACGTGATAAACCACTGTTTCTGTGAGCACATGGCCTTGGTGGAGCTGGCATGTGGAAGCACTGCTGTCAACAGCCTGGTGGGGTTGATCTCCGTGTTCTTCATCGCTGTGGTCGATTTCTTCTTCATCACCGCCTCCTATGTGGTCATATTCAGCTCTGTGCTTGGGTCCGGCAAGTCAGGCATCAAAGCGCTCCACACCTGCGTCACCCACATCATGGTCATGACTGTCAGCCTGACCATCATACTTGTTGCTTTTCTGTCGTATCGAATCAGAAGTGGTCTTCCTGCAGCTGTTCGGGTTTTCTTCAGCACCATGTACCTGCTGTTCCCGAGCTGTTTCAACCCGATCATCTACGGCATCAGAACCACGAACATACGACAGCACATCCTGAAGACGCTGAGCTGCTGTCACTCTGTCCAAACGGAGCCCTATtcctaa
- the or55e1 gene encoding olfactory receptor 51E2, protein MLEVLQGRNFSHSTFVFQGFPKLQKHRRLLALPFSISYLSALLGNSLLVYVICSMKSLHSPMYFLICMLCIVDVVVVTAIIPNMLLGLLFDWDEISLAGCLTQMFVTHFLSSVESTLLLAMALDRYVAISQPLRYTEIIDSSMFVKLLLFTLVRSGSIMATLVGLVGSLQFCYLNTIQHCYCDHMALVSLACGNTDRNSAVGLAVIVCFVGVDIPLIFFSYMKILSVVLQSVAAGEDRWKAFHTCGTHLIVMMCFYLVGSVTFLSHNLNIPILTDVNTFMGLMYILFPATVNPVIYGIRTKEIRKGVYRLFKLRAKKILMVKVSPSSKGQI, encoded by the coding sequence ATGTTGGAGGTATTGCAAGGCAGGAACTTCTCCCACAGCACCTTTGTGTTCCAAGGCTTCCCCAAGCTGCAGAAACACCGCCGGCTGCTGGCGCTGCCGTTCTCCATCTCCTACCTGTCGGCGCTGCTGGGAAACTCTCTACTGGTGTACGTGATCTGCAGCATGAAGAGTCTGCACAGCCCCATGTACTTCCTCATCTGCATGCTCTGCATCGTTGACGTCGTCGTGGTGACTGCAATCATCCCCAACATGCTCCTCGGCCTCCTGTTTGACTGGGACGAGATCTCATTGGCCGGCTGCTTGACTCAGATGTTTGTCACTCACTTCCTGTCCTCGGTGGAGTCGACTTTGCTGCTGGCTATGGCACTGGACCGCTATGTGGCCATCAGCCAGCCGCTACGCTACACTGAAATCATTGACTCCTCCATGTTTGTGAAGCTGCTACTCTTCACTCTGGTGCGCAGTGGCTCCATCATGGCAACGCTGGTGGGTCTGGTGGGTTCTTTGCAGTTCTGTTACTTGAACACCATCCAGCACTGCTACTGTGACCACATGGCGCTGGTCAGCCTGGCCTGTGGCAACACCGACAGAAATAGCGCAGTCGGCCTTGCCGTGATTGTCTGCTTCGTAGGTGTGGACATACCCCTCATCTTCTTCTCCTACATGAAGATCCTGAGTGTTGTCCTGCAATCCGTCGCAGCTGGCGAGGACCGCTGGAAAGCGTTCCACACCTGTGGGACTCACTTGATCGTCATGATGTGTTTCTACCTGGTAGGCAGCGTCACCTTCCTCTCTCACAACCTGAACATCCCCATACTGACAGACGTCAACACCTTCATGGGTCTCATGTACATTCTGTTCCCGGCAACCGTCAACCCCGTCATCTATGGAATTCGGACCAAAGAAATCAGAAAAGGTGTTTATAGACTTTTTAAACTCAGAGCAAAGAAAATCCTGATGGTGAAGGTTTCCCCTTCTAGTAAAGGTCAAATATGA